CCGGCCCTGTTGAAGGCCATTTTAACCGGGCAAGTATTTCAGTTGGAAAACCACCGCTTCAATTATGCCTTTGGCAGAGAGACGATTTTTGCCGTCGAAAAGATCGGTGCGCACTACCACCCGCAAGGAGGCATGTCTGTGGCTGGCTATGAAAGGGCCAGCGCATATGCCGGTCGCGAATTCTCCTTTCGTCTAACCGTTGAAGGCCTACCCCAAGAATGGACGGCCAGGGATTTAATCCACCATATGGCGCAATGGCCGCTGCGGGCGGTTGCGGCTGAAAAAGTAACCAAACCTACGCGCCCGGTATCCTGCCTAACCCTGGATGGGCTGGAACGCGCTTGTATTGAAATACACACCTCTCGAACAACTTCCGGGGAACTATTTCCCTGGCTGGAATATCTGGCCGGCTTCACCGATTTTAGACAATTAGCCGAAGAGTATCCCGAATATTCCTCTGGTTTCAGCACTCATTATAGCGGGTTGATAAAACGCGCCTTGGCGATCCTGCAAAAATATCGGTCAAGTGCCACGGAAGCCGAAGCGCCGGCTCAAACGGTCAAACCGGAACGGCCATTAATTTGCCGAACAGATGATGATCTTATCTCGGTTATCGGAACAATCCGTAGGATAGATTGGGAATACCAATACTGCATCCTCACCAGAGCTGAAGCCACTAAACAAATCGCCAGTTATATTAACCCAAGTGTAATAGCGTGGCTGGATTATCTTGATAGTGATCCAAACATTTTAGTGAAAGAGTATAGTAATCAAATTGCGGACTGGCGGTTGAATTTAAGAAAAGCCATTGAAATCCTGGCTATTTTCCGCGACGACACAAACCAATAATCTAAATTACCAAATCCGGGGGTAGATATCATAGAGCTTCCGATTTATTCGATCTTGATCCCGAACGGCGAGAGGAGGGCGAGGACCTCGGGGTAAGCGAACTTGGCTTGCTTGACCTTGTTCTGGGTCGGGTCGACGTAATAATTCCACGAGCCGACGAAGCTCGCTTTTTCCAGGTTGGCGTTGCGGAAGGTGCTGTTTTCCAGGTCACAGCCGGAGAAGGTCGCTCCCGAGAGGTCAACGTTGACGAAATCGGTCCCCTGGATGACGCAATCGGTGAAACGGCTGTGTTTGAGGCCAAGCCCGCCGAAATTGCAGAGGGCGATCTTGCATTTCTGGAAGTTCCAGTCCAGGAGGAGCTTGTTGATCTTAATGAAGATCACGCCGATCAACTTACAGCCGTTAAAGTTGACGCCGCGAAAACCGCAGCCGTCGACTTTGACATTGGCCAGGTTACAGCCGTTAAAAGCGCAGTCGCTGAAGATCGAACCGGAAAAGCTCGAGCCGCTAAAATCGCATTTATTGAAAGTGCATTCGGAAAACTCTTTATAGCTAAGGTCGGTCTCCTGAAGGGTGACTTCCTCGAAAGTTTGGTTGCTAAAGGCGTTTTGGGTGAGAAGCGGATTCGGCTTGTCCATTAAATCCTCTATCTCCTAAATAGCAAAATCAGCCGACTGGAAATTCTCGTACATTCGGCCGTTCTTGGCGGTGAATTTTAAAACGCAATAATCCGGATCGGTCACTCCCTCGGCGTAATACATTGTATCGCCGTCGCGCCAGATCCTTTCTTTGGTCGGAAGGTCATGCAAGACCTTCATGGTCCCTCTTAGCATTAACCCTTTAAAGGATTGGCCGTCGTAGAAGTAGATCGAGGCTTTCGGGTTTTTCAGGTATTGTTTGACCCGCCTTGATGAGGTATTGGTCGTAAAATAGAATGTTTTTAAGCCGTCATGTTCTCTC
This window of the Candidatus Margulisiibacteriota bacterium genome carries:
- a CDS encoding pentapeptide repeat-containing protein; protein product: MDKPNPLLTQNAFSNQTFEEVTLQETDLSYKEFSECTFNKCDFSGSSFSGSIFSDCAFNGCNLANVKVDGCGFRGVNFNGCKLIGVIFIKINKLLLDWNFQKCKIALCNFGGLGLKHSRFTDCVIQGTDFVNVDLSGATFSGCDLENSTFRNANLEKASFVGSWNYYVDPTQNKVKQAKFAYPEVLALLSPFGIKIE
- a CDS encoding pyridoxamine 5'-phosphate oxidase family protein codes for the protein MNTNVIKTALSIVEKSSYAIIASVDDEDYPNVKAMLRPREHDGLKTFYFTTNTSSRRVKQYLKNPKASIYFYDGQSFKGLMLRGTMKVLHDLPTKERIWRDGDTMYYAEGVTDPDYCVLKFTAKNGRMYENFQSADFAI